In the Acropora muricata isolate sample 2 chromosome 10, ASM3666990v1, whole genome shotgun sequence genome, one interval contains:
- the LOC136931638 gene encoding phosphatidylinositol N-acetylglucosaminyltransferase subunit C-like isoform X2 yields the protein MASSNVMCNETLPDEIKRRTVWRKVLYKDQGVPDNYVDESFLDEMRKNLHTRTYQFWSVVLESGAVSQQISSVAIFVTVFVYMDLGALTPSAVFVFASVLTFIGYILFDALDGATLRLQSGRTILKTLTDSISTDTIYAMTTFMLAMNLLLYDYGTRAAIVSRSASLNASIFASVCLASRLPSSWHVFATVAFAMQLFALFPSLRRQLKMHLPSSDKFVTWVLVLVAIAMLWPLSQLFAVLLVLVHLAVTFVCPFWLIKLQGLKNNIHGPWDEAVIREEHSSKS from the exons ATGGCCAGCAGCAATGTAATGTGCAATGAAACTCTTCCAGATGAAATAAAAAGAAGGACTGTTTGGAGAAAGGTGCTTTACAAGGACCAGGGTGTTCCAGACAACTATGTAGATGAATCGTTTTTGGACGAAATGAGGAAAAACT tgcatACAAGAACCTATCAGTTTTGGTCAGTTGTGCTGGAATCCGGAGCAGTATCCCAACAGATAAGCAG tgttgccatttttgtcacAGTCTTTGTATATATGGATCTTGGTGCTTTAACCCCATCTGCCGTTTTTGTATTTGCCTCAGTGCTGACTTTCATTGGCTATATTTTGTTTGATGCCTTGGATGGTGCAACCTTAAGACTCCAATCTGGAAGAACTA TTTTAAAAACCTTGACAGATTCCATAAGCACAGATACTATTTATGCAATGACT ACATTCATGCTTGCAATGAATTTGCTTCTCTACGATTATGGAACGCGAGCTGCAAT TGTTTCCAGATCAGCGTCCTTAAACGCATCCATCTTTGCGTCCGTTTGTTTGGCGTCTCGTCTTCCTTCTTCGTGGCACGTGTTTGCCACTGTTGCCTTCGCGATGCAGCTTTTTGCACTTTTCCCTTCGCTGAGGAGGCAGCTCAAG ATGCACCTTCCTTCGAGCGACAAGTTCGTGACATGGGTGTTGGTACTGGTTGCCATAGCAATGTTGTGGCCGCTCTCCCAACTGTTCGCAGTGCTCTTGGTCCTTGTACACTTGGCTGTGACTTTCGTGTGTCCGTTTTGGCTGATTAAACTTCAAGGATTAAAAaa taaCATTCACGGTCCGTGGGATGAAGCAGTAATCAGGGAAGAACATTCTTCCAAAAGTTAA
- the LOC136931633 gene encoding uncharacterized protein isoform X3, with protein MEEEHRTILRKNRQLLIKDLEPWKIVNDLAEIFDEDDRDEVKAENTRKEQAEALLDMLPRKGPTAFKQFLRALNKRQPHLATPMVEESRIDVSKCEEVLPIDEKASVQDTGSFDLESLVQEVLESHPQILRNFGELMDKENVFGDGWKRFYQKLDLPPGKEEKMQGRGEGPTMNCIKGWISLKGRDATVKALLTAVHGTRRKDCLLNLETGLGCRLDFADGGVDEVTRKMESLTSREGRRVKFFGDLTESEASQLVEKLGIGSQQLLREKLGASESVTTETLIKKSIEYPIRQFTDMLSGEQRQDIKTFRKVLSVSGITGPLSPPNKFVRDLSFSDRRTLTTELCVNENWKTLADHLGLTNTQISFFDGRYKNPADEVLKFWEVKAASTVGILYDILVELKFAYIADCL; from the exons ATGGAAGAAGAACACAGAACTATCTTGAGAAAGAATCGCCAACTTCTTATCAAGGATCTGGAGCCCTGGAAAATTGTAAACGACTTAGCCGAAATTTTTGACGAAGATGACCGAGATGAGGTGAAAGCAGAAAATACGAGGAAAGAGCAAGCAGAGGCTTTATTGGACATGTTGCCAAGAAAGGGTCCCACTGCTTTTAAACAGTTTCTTCGTGCGTTGAATAAAAGGCAACCGCACCTCGCAACTCCTATGGTAGAAGAATCGAGGATAGATGTCTCTAAATGTGAAGAAG TGCTTCCCATTGATGAAAAAGCATCAGTGCAAGATACTGGCTCCTTTGATTTAGAATCACTGGTACAAGAGGTTCTGGAATCGCATCCACAGATTTTAAGAAACTTTGGTGAACTTATGGATAAAGAAAATGTGTTTGGAGATGGATGGAAAAG ATTTTATCAAAAGCTCGACCTTCCCCCTGGTAAGGAAGAAAAAATGCAAGGCAGAGGTGAAGGTCCCACTATGAATTGTATAAAAGGGTGGATTTCATTGAAAGGGCGTGATGCAACTGTCAAAGCTCTCCTGACGGCAGTTCATGGTACAAGGCGAAAAGACTGCTTGTTAAATCTTGAGACTGGTCTAGGCTGTCGATTGGACTTCGCTGATGGTGGCGTTGATGAGGTCACCAGGAAAATGGAGTCATTAA CTTCAAGAGAGGGCAGAAGAGTAAAATTCTTTGGAGATCTGACTGAAAGTGAAGCATCACAACTCGTTGAGAAGCTTGGAATAGGTTCCCAGCAGTTATTGAGGGAAAAGCTTGGAGCAAGTGAGAGTGTAACCACCGAAACACTTATCAAGAAGAGTATTGAATACCCTATTCGCCAGTTTACGGACATGTTAAGTGGTGAACAGAGACAAGACATAAAGACTTTCCGGAAGGTCTTAAGCGTTAGTGGTATTACTG GTCCTTTGTCGCCCCCAAATAAGTTTGTCCGAGACCTAAGCTTCTCTGACCGGCGAACACTGACTACAGAATTGTGTG TGAATGAAAATTGGAAGACCTTAGCTGATCATTTGGGATTGACTAACACTCAAATTTCATTCTTCGATGGTCGATACAAGAACCCAGCTGATGAAGTGCTGAAATTTTGGGAGGTTAAAGCTGCGAGCACTGTTGGCATTTTATACGACATTCTAGTGGAACTCAAATTTGCTTACATAGCAGATTGTCTGTGA
- the LOC136931634 gene encoding EEIG family member 2-like isoform X2, with amino-acid sequence MKKKKFKFDVNFKLNELSSVPFVSGVLFAKMRLLEGGSFAYYSTREEVGNHCVKWGKDFNFSCKMTANVSTGVLDACKYRVSIRKETKGGKAHIKLGFVDVNLAEFAGSTFTTKRYLLEGYDDKTVRQDNSILEVAVKMQLTSGDPLFKVPQAPSHNQVSTETAENRAPPSDQGSASTVNSGCEVGKTVSNSSADSVSECLDTAGSDLGKVSFTPGHARSFSEPPYGRHSQSNSQLSRISGKQGSESGKGSSNDTAFCGSENAISPAPERQGKRISWKKPNDERSSHTRVNADDVIEQIFSGQNLSGEENPSGDELQANQLSMFLTTDGTFNIHGGYSRPIPEDKYRTL; translated from the exons atgaagaagaagaagtttaAGTTTGACGTGAATTTCAAGTTAAACGAGCTCTCCAGTGTTCCATTCGTAAGCGGGGTTCTTTTCGCCAAAATGAGATTATTGGAAGGTGGAAGTTTCGCATACTATTCAACGAG GGAAGAAGTCGGCAACCATTGCGTGAAGTGGGGAaaggattttaatttttcctGTAAAATGACGGCTAATGTTTCGACTGGAGTTTTAGATGCGTGCAAGTATCGAGTGTCAATTCGCAAG GAAACAAAGGGAGGAAAAGCACACATCaag CTTGGCTTTGTGGATGTTAATTTAGCAGAGTTTGCTGGATCAACCTTTACCACAAAGAGATATCTTTTAGAAGGATATGATGATAAGACAGTGCGACAGGACAACTCCATTCTTGAG GTTGCAGTCAAAATGCAACTTACATCTGGAGATCCTCTATTTAAAGT GCCACAGGCACCCTCACACAACCAAGTTAGTACAGAAACAGCTGAAAACAGAGCGCCACCTTCAGATCAAGGTTCAGCAAGTACCGTTAATTCAGGTTGTGAAGTGGGGAAAACTGTTAGCAACAGCTCCGCAGATAGTGTGTCTGAATGTCTGGATACTGCAGGCAGTGATCTGGGCAAAGTTTCATTCACACCTGGACATGCGCGAAGCTTCAGTGAGCCACCTTACGGCCGTCACAGTCAGAGCAACAGTCAACTGTCACGGATATCGGG GAAACAAGGATCAGAATCTGGAAAAGGCAGCT CCAATGATACAGCATTCTGTGGTTCAGAGAATGCAATTTCACCTGCTCCTGAAAGGCAAGGCAAAAGAATAAGCTGGAAG AAGCCTAATGATGAGAGATCCAGTCACACCCGAGTAAATGCAGATGATGTAATTGAACAAATTTTTAGTGG ACAAAATCTTTCAGGAGAGGAAAACCCCTCAG GGGATGAACTCCAGGCCAATCAACTATCCATGTTCCTGACAACGGATGGAACATTCAACATTCATGGTGGATACAGCAG gcCCATTCCAGAAGATAAGTATCGCACATTGTAA
- the LOC136931634 gene encoding EEIG family member 2-like isoform X1 gives MKKKKFKFDVNFKLNELSSVPFVSGVLFAKMRLLEGGSFAYYSTREEVGNHCVKWGKDFNFSCKMTANVSTGVLDACKYRVSIRKETKGGKAHIKLGFVDVNLAEFAGSTFTTKRYLLEGYDDKTVRQDNSILEVAVKMQLTSGDPLFKVPQAPSHNQVSTETAENRAPPSDQGSASTVNSGCEVGKTVSNSSADSVSECLDTAGSDLGKVSFTPGHARSFSEPPYGRHSQSNSQLSRISGYSTGHSFSSSLEGRSCRRKQGSESGKGSSNDTAFCGSENAISPAPERQGKRISWKKPNDERSSHTRVNADDVIEQIFSGQNLSGEENPSGDELQANQLSMFLTTDGTFNIHGGYSRPIPEDKYRTL, from the exons atgaagaagaagaagtttaAGTTTGACGTGAATTTCAAGTTAAACGAGCTCTCCAGTGTTCCATTCGTAAGCGGGGTTCTTTTCGCCAAAATGAGATTATTGGAAGGTGGAAGTTTCGCATACTATTCAACGAG GGAAGAAGTCGGCAACCATTGCGTGAAGTGGGGAaaggattttaatttttcctGTAAAATGACGGCTAATGTTTCGACTGGAGTTTTAGATGCGTGCAAGTATCGAGTGTCAATTCGCAAG GAAACAAAGGGAGGAAAAGCACACATCaag CTTGGCTTTGTGGATGTTAATTTAGCAGAGTTTGCTGGATCAACCTTTACCACAAAGAGATATCTTTTAGAAGGATATGATGATAAGACAGTGCGACAGGACAACTCCATTCTTGAG GTTGCAGTCAAAATGCAACTTACATCTGGAGATCCTCTATTTAAAGT GCCACAGGCACCCTCACACAACCAAGTTAGTACAGAAACAGCTGAAAACAGAGCGCCACCTTCAGATCAAGGTTCAGCAAGTACCGTTAATTCAGGTTGTGAAGTGGGGAAAACTGTTAGCAACAGCTCCGCAGATAGTGTGTCTGAATGTCTGGATACTGCAGGCAGTGATCTGGGCAAAGTTTCATTCACACCTGGACATGCGCGAAGCTTCAGTGAGCCACCTTACGGCCGTCACAGTCAGAGCAACAGTCAACTGTCACGGATATCGGGGTATTCGACAGGTCATTCTTTTTCATCCAGCTTGGAAGGCAGATCTTGTAGGAG GAAACAAGGATCAGAATCTGGAAAAGGCAGCT CCAATGATACAGCATTCTGTGGTTCAGAGAATGCAATTTCACCTGCTCCTGAAAGGCAAGGCAAAAGAATAAGCTGGAAG AAGCCTAATGATGAGAGATCCAGTCACACCCGAGTAAATGCAGATGATGTAATTGAACAAATTTTTAGTGG ACAAAATCTTTCAGGAGAGGAAAACCCCTCAG GGGATGAACTCCAGGCCAATCAACTATCCATGTTCCTGACAACGGATGGAACATTCAACATTCATGGTGGATACAGCAG gcCCATTCCAGAAGATAAGTATCGCACATTGTAA
- the LOC136931633 gene encoding uncharacterized protein isoform X2: MEEEHRTILRKNRQLLIKDLEPWKIVNDLAEIFDEDDRDEVKAENTRKEQAEALLDMLPRKGPTAFKQFLRALNKRQPHLATPMVEESRIDVSKCEEGMLSKHKQILCHNAEVLQGIKLEDLVPSLHDKKLLDDMDKDLLLDDTMATSSRKTALITDILPRKGPDAFESFVRVLCLLYPQGAARLLKDSGLNVLPIDEKASVQDTGSFDLESLVQEVLESHPQILRNFGELMDKENVFGDGWKRFYQKLDLPPGKEEKMQGRGEGPTMNCIKGWISLKGRDATVKALLTAVHGTRRKDCLLNLETGLGCRLDFADGGVDEVTRKMESLTSREGRRVKFFGDLTESEASQLVEKLGIGSQQLLREKLGASESVTTETLIKKSIEYPIRQFTDMLSGEQRQDIKTFRKVLSVSGITGPLSPPNKFVRDLSFSDRRTLTTELCVNENWKTLADHLGLTNTQISFFDGRYKNPADEVLKFWEVKAASTVGILYDILVELKFAYIADCL, translated from the exons ATGGAAGAAGAACACAGAACTATCTTGAGAAAGAATCGCCAACTTCTTATCAAGGATCTGGAGCCCTGGAAAATTGTAAACGACTTAGCCGAAATTTTTGACGAAGATGACCGAGATGAGGTGAAAGCAGAAAATACGAGGAAAGAGCAAGCAGAGGCTTTATTGGACATGTTGCCAAGAAAGGGTCCCACTGCTTTTAAACAGTTTCTTCGTGCGTTGAATAAAAGGCAACCGCACCTCGCAACTCCTATGGTAGAAGAATCGAGGATAGATGTCTCTAAATGTGAAGAAG GTATGTTAAGCAAGCACAAACAGATTCTCTGTCACAATGCTGAGGTTTTGCAAGGGATTAAGTTAGAAGACTTAGTGCCAAGTCTTCATGACAAAAAATTACTTGACGACATGGACAAAGATTTACTTCTTGATGACACAATGGCCACTTCCAGCAGAAAGACTGCATTGATCACCGATATACTTCCCAGAAAAGGTCCCGatgcttttgagagttttgtgAGAGTACTTTGCCTTCTTTATCCACAAGGGGCCGCCAGACTTCTTAAAGATTCAGGACTAAACG TGCTTCCCATTGATGAAAAAGCATCAGTGCAAGATACTGGCTCCTTTGATTTAGAATCACTGGTACAAGAGGTTCTGGAATCGCATCCACAGATTTTAAGAAACTTTGGTGAACTTATGGATAAAGAAAATGTGTTTGGAGATGGATGGAAAAG ATTTTATCAAAAGCTCGACCTTCCCCCTGGTAAGGAAGAAAAAATGCAAGGCAGAGGTGAAGGTCCCACTATGAATTGTATAAAAGGGTGGATTTCATTGAAAGGGCGTGATGCAACTGTCAAAGCTCTCCTGACGGCAGTTCATGGTACAAGGCGAAAAGACTGCTTGTTAAATCTTGAGACTGGTCTAGGCTGTCGATTGGACTTCGCTGATGGTGGCGTTGATGAGGTCACCAGGAAAATGGAGTCATTAA CTTCAAGAGAGGGCAGAAGAGTAAAATTCTTTGGAGATCTGACTGAAAGTGAAGCATCACAACTCGTTGAGAAGCTTGGAATAGGTTCCCAGCAGTTATTGAGGGAAAAGCTTGGAGCAAGTGAGAGTGTAACCACCGAAACACTTATCAAGAAGAGTATTGAATACCCTATTCGCCAGTTTACGGACATGTTAAGTGGTGAACAGAGACAAGACATAAAGACTTTCCGGAAGGTCTTAAGCGTTAGTGGTATTACTG GTCCTTTGTCGCCCCCAAATAAGTTTGTCCGAGACCTAAGCTTCTCTGACCGGCGAACACTGACTACAGAATTGTGTG TGAATGAAAATTGGAAGACCTTAGCTGATCATTTGGGATTGACTAACACTCAAATTTCATTCTTCGATGGTCGATACAAGAACCCAGCTGATGAAGTGCTGAAATTTTGGGAGGTTAAAGCTGCGAGCACTGTTGGCATTTTATACGACATTCTAGTGGAACTCAAATTTGCTTACATAGCAGATTGTCTGTGA
- the LOC136931633 gene encoding uncharacterized protein isoform X1, whose translation MEEEHRTILRKNRQLLIKDLEPWKIVNDLAEIFDEDDRDEVKAENTRKEQAEALLDMLPRKGPTAFKQFLRALNKRQPHLATPMVEESRIDVSKCEEENVGMLSKHKQILCHNAEVLQGIKLEDLVPSLHDKKLLDDMDKDLLLDDTMATSSRKTALITDILPRKGPDAFESFVRVLCLLYPQGAARLLKDSGLNVLPIDEKASVQDTGSFDLESLVQEVLESHPQILRNFGELMDKENVFGDGWKRFYQKLDLPPGKEEKMQGRGEGPTMNCIKGWISLKGRDATVKALLTAVHGTRRKDCLLNLETGLGCRLDFADGGVDEVTRKMESLTSREGRRVKFFGDLTESEASQLVEKLGIGSQQLLREKLGASESVTTETLIKKSIEYPIRQFTDMLSGEQRQDIKTFRKVLSVSGITGPLSPPNKFVRDLSFSDRRTLTTELCVNENWKTLADHLGLTNTQISFFDGRYKNPADEVLKFWEVKAASTVGILYDILVELKFAYIADCL comes from the exons ATGGAAGAAGAACACAGAACTATCTTGAGAAAGAATCGCCAACTTCTTATCAAGGATCTGGAGCCCTGGAAAATTGTAAACGACTTAGCCGAAATTTTTGACGAAGATGACCGAGATGAGGTGAAAGCAGAAAATACGAGGAAAGAGCAAGCAGAGGCTTTATTGGACATGTTGCCAAGAAAGGGTCCCACTGCTTTTAAACAGTTTCTTCGTGCGTTGAATAAAAGGCAACCGCACCTCGCAACTCCTATGGTAGAAGAATCGAGGATAGATGTCTCTAAATGTGAAGAAG AAAATGTAGGTATGTTAAGCAAGCACAAACAGATTCTCTGTCACAATGCTGAGGTTTTGCAAGGGATTAAGTTAGAAGACTTAGTGCCAAGTCTTCATGACAAAAAATTACTTGACGACATGGACAAAGATTTACTTCTTGATGACACAATGGCCACTTCCAGCAGAAAGACTGCATTGATCACCGATATACTTCCCAGAAAAGGTCCCGatgcttttgagagttttgtgAGAGTACTTTGCCTTCTTTATCCACAAGGGGCCGCCAGACTTCTTAAAGATTCAGGACTAAACG TGCTTCCCATTGATGAAAAAGCATCAGTGCAAGATACTGGCTCCTTTGATTTAGAATCACTGGTACAAGAGGTTCTGGAATCGCATCCACAGATTTTAAGAAACTTTGGTGAACTTATGGATAAAGAAAATGTGTTTGGAGATGGATGGAAAAG ATTTTATCAAAAGCTCGACCTTCCCCCTGGTAAGGAAGAAAAAATGCAAGGCAGAGGTGAAGGTCCCACTATGAATTGTATAAAAGGGTGGATTTCATTGAAAGGGCGTGATGCAACTGTCAAAGCTCTCCTGACGGCAGTTCATGGTACAAGGCGAAAAGACTGCTTGTTAAATCTTGAGACTGGTCTAGGCTGTCGATTGGACTTCGCTGATGGTGGCGTTGATGAGGTCACCAGGAAAATGGAGTCATTAA CTTCAAGAGAGGGCAGAAGAGTAAAATTCTTTGGAGATCTGACTGAAAGTGAAGCATCACAACTCGTTGAGAAGCTTGGAATAGGTTCCCAGCAGTTATTGAGGGAAAAGCTTGGAGCAAGTGAGAGTGTAACCACCGAAACACTTATCAAGAAGAGTATTGAATACCCTATTCGCCAGTTTACGGACATGTTAAGTGGTGAACAGAGACAAGACATAAAGACTTTCCGGAAGGTCTTAAGCGTTAGTGGTATTACTG GTCCTTTGTCGCCCCCAAATAAGTTTGTCCGAGACCTAAGCTTCTCTGACCGGCGAACACTGACTACAGAATTGTGTG TGAATGAAAATTGGAAGACCTTAGCTGATCATTTGGGATTGACTAACACTCAAATTTCATTCTTCGATGGTCGATACAAGAACCCAGCTGATGAAGTGCTGAAATTTTGGGAGGTTAAAGCTGCGAGCACTGTTGGCATTTTATACGACATTCTAGTGGAACTCAAATTTGCTTACATAGCAGATTGTCTGTGA
- the LOC136931638 gene encoding phosphatidylinositol N-acetylglucosaminyltransferase subunit C-like isoform X1: MASSNVMCNETLPDEIKRRTVWRKVLYKDQGVPDNYVDESFLDEMRKNLHTRTYQFWSVVLESGAVSQQISSVAIFVTVFVYMDLGALTPSAVFVFASVLTFIGYILFDALDGATLRLQSGRTRLDDLKSCLLVLMSVFVLSPVLKTLTDSISTDTIYAMTTFMLAMNLLLYDYGTRAAIVSRSASLNASIFASVCLASRLPSSWHVFATVAFAMQLFALFPSLRRQLKMHLPSSDKFVTWVLVLVAIAMLWPLSQLFAVLLVLVHLAVTFVCPFWLIKLQGLKNNIHGPWDEAVIREEHSSKS, translated from the exons ATGGCCAGCAGCAATGTAATGTGCAATGAAACTCTTCCAGATGAAATAAAAAGAAGGACTGTTTGGAGAAAGGTGCTTTACAAGGACCAGGGTGTTCCAGACAACTATGTAGATGAATCGTTTTTGGACGAAATGAGGAAAAACT tgcatACAAGAACCTATCAGTTTTGGTCAGTTGTGCTGGAATCCGGAGCAGTATCCCAACAGATAAGCAG tgttgccatttttgtcacAGTCTTTGTATATATGGATCTTGGTGCTTTAACCCCATCTGCCGTTTTTGTATTTGCCTCAGTGCTGACTTTCATTGGCTATATTTTGTTTGATGCCTTGGATGGTGCAACCTTAAGACTCCAATCTGGAAGAACTA GACTGGATGACCTCAAGAGTTGTTTATTGGTGTTAATGTCAGTATTTGTGTTATCTCCAGTTTTAAAAACCTTGACAGATTCCATAAGCACAGATACTATTTATGCAATGACT ACATTCATGCTTGCAATGAATTTGCTTCTCTACGATTATGGAACGCGAGCTGCAAT TGTTTCCAGATCAGCGTCCTTAAACGCATCCATCTTTGCGTCCGTTTGTTTGGCGTCTCGTCTTCCTTCTTCGTGGCACGTGTTTGCCACTGTTGCCTTCGCGATGCAGCTTTTTGCACTTTTCCCTTCGCTGAGGAGGCAGCTCAAG ATGCACCTTCCTTCGAGCGACAAGTTCGTGACATGGGTGTTGGTACTGGTTGCCATAGCAATGTTGTGGCCGCTCTCCCAACTGTTCGCAGTGCTCTTGGTCCTTGTACACTTGGCTGTGACTTTCGTGTGTCCGTTTTGGCTGATTAAACTTCAAGGATTAAAAaa taaCATTCACGGTCCGTGGGATGAAGCAGTAATCAGGGAAGAACATTCTTCCAAAAGTTAA